GGCACCTGGCGGCGGCGGGACCGGTCGTCCGCTCCGAGGGCCTCCTGGGCGGCACCCCCGAGAGGGTGGTGGTCCTCTTGGACCGCTCGCTCTCCATGACGGCCGTGGACTCGGGCGGTGAACGGTTCGAGAGGGCCAAGAGCGCCTGCGCGAGGTACCTGAAGCTCTTGCCCGCCGGGACCCCGGTGGATTTAGTCGCCTTCGACGACCGCCCGCGCCCCGCGGCCGAATCGGTGGAGCCGAACGAGGCGCTCGCGGCCCTGGGCGGTGTCGAGGCGGGGCTGGGGGGCACCGATCTCGCCTCGGCCCTGGAGTTCGCCGCCTCCAGGCTGGAGTCCTCCGGGGGAAACGGCGTCGCGGCGCTGTTCAGCGATCTCCCCGCCGGCTGCTTCGACGAGCCGCTCGCATTCCCCTACCCCCTTCTCGTCTACCCCGTCGGTATTTCCGTCCAAAACGGCGGCATCGCCGAGCTCGGAGCTCGGAACCCCCTGCCCCTCGCCGGGGCCGAGCTGGAGCTGACCGCGACGGTCACCGGTCCGCCCCGGGATTACCGGCTGTCCACCGATGGCGAGGAGGTGTCGCTCGTAGAATCGGCGAGCGGGCGGTTCGACATGGGTGTCGTTCCCGTCGAGCCCGGTTGGACGGTCATCCAGCTCACCGCCGAACCGACGGACGCCTTCGGGGTGGACGACGTCGCGCGGCTGGCGGTCCTCGTGCACCCGGCGCCGCGCGTCTTCACCCTCGGCGACGTGGGCCTTTTCGGGACGGCCCTGGATACCGCTCCCGGGCTGGTCGCAAGGACGGCCGACGCCGTCGGGGCCGACGTGTTGCTCTGGAACGCCCAGCAGCCTTTAAGCCCGGCGGAAGAGACGCTCGTAAAAGAGCGGCTGGACGGGGGCGCCGGCCTGATGATCGCCGTGCCGCCCGAGGCGGGCCTCGCCTTTCCCCCCTGGACGGGCATCGGACCCGTGGTCCGCCGGGAGGCGGCGGCGGGGTACAGGCTGGGCCAGATTCCCGAGAACGAGGTCACCCGGCCCCTCGCCGGGCCACTCGGCGAACTGACCCAGAGCGCCGTCGCCGACCGTATCGCCGTTT
The sequence above is drawn from the bacterium genome and encodes:
- a CDS encoding VWA domain-containing protein — its product is HLAAAGPVVRSEGLLGGTPERVVVLLDRSLSMTAVDSGGERFERAKSACARYLKLLPAGTPVDLVAFDDRPRPAAESVEPNEALAALGGVEAGLGGTDLASALEFAASRLESSGGNGVAALFSDLPAGCFDEPLAFPYPLLVYPVGISVQNGGIAELGARNPLPLAGAELELTATVTGPPRDYRLSTDGEEVSLVESASGRFDMGVVPVEPGWTVIQLTAEPTDAFGVDDVARLAVLVHPAPRVFTLGDVGLFGTALDTAPGLVARTADAVGADVLLWNAQQPLSPAEETLVKERLDGGAGLMIAVPPEAGLAFPPWTGIGPVVRREAAAGYRLGQIPENEVTRPLAGPLGELTQSAVADRIAVCALSDEWRVLVRYSGGEPALACRGFSSGRLLLWMLPYRLQDGTFAATEAFPSLFNQALRFCAYGEAEPAAYTAGRFLTVPASGAGRLTAPDGGETVLEGDGPWSIVLDQSGVWRLESDAGERMFAVNAPTGEGDLSVLDPGDYGLLGPSIEVLTEGGLTPEAVPSPFPLWRVLLALAVFLLLAELALADARWN